The following are encoded together in the Fusarium keratoplasticum isolate Fu6.1 chromosome 1, whole genome shotgun sequence genome:
- a CDS encoding putative maintenance of ploidy protein mob1, producing the protein MASPHTANMFRYLSPKSLSTMHQMETTIIPISIASDPVPPPAVAEVTIADSETVIDRNQRTRNQFRPRVGKGGSASYQLRQYAEVTLGGGSLRKVVKLPEGEDENEWLAVNMVDFYNQINLLYGAITEFCSPQSCPEMKATDEFEYLWQDNENYKRPTKMPAPAYIEQLMTWVQSNIDNEQVLPSKIGVPFPKSFPALVRQIFKRMYRVYAHIYCHHYPVIRELGLEPHLNTSFKQYVLFVDEHSLASGRDYWGPLGDLVDSMLKSD; encoded by the exons atggcttcgCCGCACACCGCCAACATGTTCCGCTACCTGAGCCCCAAGTCCCTGTCGACGATGCACCAGATGGAGACGAccatcatccccatctccatcgcctcaGACCCCGTACCGCCACCCGCGGTGGCCGAAGTGACGATTGCTGACTCGGAGACCGTCATCGATAGGAACCAACGGACGAGGAACCAGTTTCGCCCGCGCGTGGGCAAGGGCGGATCGGCTAGTTACCAGCTTCGGCAGTATGCTGAGGTGAcactcggcggcggcagcctgcgcaaggttgtcaagctcccagagggcgaggatgagaacGAGTGGTTGGCTGTCAACA TGGTGGACTTTTACAACCAGATCAACCTTCTCTACGGAGCCATCACCGAGTTTTGCTCGCCGCAGTCATGCCCGGAGATGAAGGCCACCGATGA GTTCGAGTACCTCTGGCAGGACAACGAAAACTACAAGCGCCCAACCAAGATGCCAGCTCCAGCATACATTGAGCAGCTCATGACATGGGTGCAGTCCAATATTGACAACGAACAGGTCCTGCCCAGCAAGATTG GTGTCCCGTTCCCCAAGTCATTCCCAGCGCTGGTCCGCCAGATCTTCAAGCGCATGTACCGTGTCTACGCGCACATCTACTGCCACCACTACCCCGTGATTCGCGAGCTGGGTCTGGAGCCTCACCTCAACACGAGCTTCAAGCAGTACGTGCTCTTTGTGGACGAGCACAGCTTGGCGAGTGGGAGGGACTACTGGGGCCCCCTTGGAGACCTGGTGGACAGCATGTTGAAGAGCGACTAG
- a CDS encoding Glycoside hydrolase family 63 yields the protein MVVHDGHEYLTEEERRLKEDRDRTKYWKKWGPYVAERQWATVREDYSPDGDAWSHFPHDHARSRAFRWGEDGIAGVCDTHGYQNIGFSFWNEEDDFLKERLFGLSNPQGNHGESVKEAHFHVDNTPHSYMKFLYKYPQKKFPYKDLIDENARRGKEDKEYQIIDTGVFDEDRYWDIFIETAKETDDPDEILFRVTAWNRGPDPAPLHIIPQVWFRNTWSWGREPEDKKPSIKSVDENAAKSNHWSLGERYFLCSPSPGVGSSGDDVMPQFMFTENDTNFKALYDQENKQPYVKDAFHRYIVDGEKDAVNPAKTGTKCAAWFNFNEDGGVNPGECAVVRFRFTRRDDTYLDEEEFDDVIESRREEADEFYYRLSPLPMADDLRNIQRQAFSGMMWTKQHYHFIWDHWANGDPTMPPPPASRKDIRNSAWKHMHCDDILSMPDSWEYPFFAAWDSAFHCIPLAMIDPDFAKKQLDLFTREWYCHPNGQLPAYEWNFGDVNPPVHAWATFRTFKIERKLYGRQDLDFLERVFQKLLLNFTWWVNRKDADGKNVFEGGFLGLDNIGLFNRSEPLPTGGVLEQADSTGWMAFYCLSMLNIALELAKHRRIYEDIASKFFEHFIFISDAMTFRTGHKDEKSLWNEEDGFYYDAISWGGPWIQQLPVRSLVGLIPLYATITLEPELINRLPSFKKRVDWFIENRCDLAERNMASIRKRGKGNRILLSIVSKDRLEKILKRMLDEDEFFSDHGIRSLSKFHKENPFSMDVNGQKFCVGYVPGDSDSGLFGGNSNWRGPIWLCVNFLLVESLQRFFLFYGPDFQVECPTGSGDYMHLGKVSEEIQHRLQHLFARTDDGRRSINGGDDRLDFDEHWKDYLWFHEFFDGDTGRGLGATHQCGWTGLIARMIHDTGVNCRLPHTPRTPSIAMGHYFDDIFHRSVGVPHQGGMPRIRRSSTARSIGARSDFDDDARSMTNSIHHDDPERAKERSEADAHMHSYVSDQLERYKDERAQGYEHDDEYETKA from the exons ATGGTTGTTCATGACGGTCACGAGTACCTCACTGAGGAAGAGAGACGCCTCAAGGAGGATCGCGACCGCACCAAGTACTGGAAGAAATGGGGTCCTTACGTTGCTGAGAGACAGTGGGCGACAG TTCGAGAGGATTACAGCCCTGACGGAGATGCCTGGAGCC ACTTCCCTCACGACCATGCCCGATCGCGAGCTTTCCGATGgggtgaagatggcattgCTGGTGTCTGCGACACTCACGGCTACCAAAACATTGGATTTAGCTTCTGGAATGAGGAAGA CGACTTTCTCAAGGAACGTCTCTTTGGCCTCTCCAACCCACAGGGCAACCACGGAGAAAGTGTCAAGGAAGCCCATTTCCACGTCGATAACACTCCA CATTCGTACATGAAGTTTCTCTACAAGTACCCGCAGAAAAAGTTCCCCTACAAAGACCTGATCGACGAGAACGCCCGCAGAGGAAAGGAAGACAAGGAGTACCAGATTATCGACACTGGTGTGTTTGACGAGGATAGGTACTGGGACATCTTCATCGAAACCGCCAAAGAAACCGACGACCCCGATGAGATCCTGTTTCGAGTTACCGCATGGAACCGAGGCCCCGACCCTGCACCGCTTCATATCATTCCTCAAGTGTGGTTCCGCAACACTTGGAGCTGGGGCCGAGAGCctgaggacaagaagcctTCGATTAAATCCGTCGACGAGAACGCCGCCAAGTCCAACCACTGGAGCCTGGGAGAGCGTTACTTCCTTTGCTCCCCATCGCCTGGTGTTGGCTCGAGCGGTGACGATGTGATGCCCCAGTTCATGTTCACCGAGAACGACACGAATTTCAAGGCTCTGTACGACCAGGAGAATAAGCAGCCATATGTGAAGGATGCTTTCCACAGGTACATTGTCGATGGCGAGAAGGATGCCGTCAACCCTGCCAAGACTGGTACCAAATGCGCTGCTTGGTTCAACTTTAATGAGGACGGTGGTGTCAATCCCGGTGAATGTGCTG TCGTTCGTTTCCGCTTCACAAGAAGAGACGATACCTAcctggacgaggaagagttCGACGATGTGATCGAGAGCCGCAGGGAAGAGGCGGACGAGTTCTACTACAGACTCAGCCCTCTTCCCATGGCAGACGACCTGCGAAACATCCAAAGGCAGGCCTTCTCTGGCATGATGTGGACCAAGCAGCACTATCATTTCATCTGGGACCATTGGGCGAACGGTGATCCCACgatgcctcctcccccggcCTCGCGGAAAGACATCAGAAACTCAGCGTGGAAGCACATGCATTGCGACGACATTCTGTCAATGCCTGACTCATGGGAGTATCCTTTCTTTGCTGCGTGGGACAGCGCTTTTCACTGCATCCCGCTGGCCATGATTGACCCCGATttcgccaagaagcagcttgaCTTGTTCACCCGAGAGTGGTACTGTCACCCCAACGGACAGCTTCCGGC TTACGAGTGGAACTTTGGCGATGTGAACCCCCCAGTGCACGCCTGGGCCACATTTAGAACTTTCAAGATCGAGCGGAAGCTGTATGGCCGCCAGGATCTTGACTTCCTGGAGCGTGTGTTCCAGAAGCTGCTCCTTAACTTCACCTGGTGGGTGAACCGTAAGGATGCTGACGGCAAGAATGTGTTTGAAGGAGGCTTCCTGGGCCTTGACAACATTGGCTTGTTCAACCGATCTGAGCCCTTGCCCACCGGAGGTGTCCTTGAGCAGGCTGACAGCACAGGATGGATGGCCTTCTACTGTCTGTCCATGCTCAACATTGCACTCGAGCTGGCCAAGCACCGACGCATCTACGAGGACATTGCATCCAAGTTCTTTGAGCACTTCATCTTCATTAGTGATGCGATGACCTTCCGAACAGGCCACAAGGATGAAAAATCTCTTTGgaacgaggaggatggcttcTACTATGATGCCATCTCTTGGGGCGGCCCCTGGATCCAGCAGCTGCCCGTTCGATCGCTCGTGGGCCTGATCCCGCTGTATGCGACCATCACTCTGGAGCCAGAACTGATCAACAGGCTCCCGTCATTCAAGAAGCGGGTTGACTGGTTCATCGAAAACCGATGCGATCTGGCTGAACGAAACATGGCCAGTATTCGGAAGCGAGGAAAGGGGAACAGAATCTTGTTGTCCATTGTCAGCAAGGACAGGCTGGAGAAGATCCTCAAGCGAATgctcgatgaagatgaattCTTCAGCGACCACGGCATCCGATCTCTTTCCAAGTTCCACAAGGAGAACCCCTTCTCGATGGATGTCAACGGACAGAAGTTCTGTGTCGGATACGTGCCAGGAGATTCTGACAGCGGTCTGTTTGGCGGCAACAGCAACTGGAGAGGCCCTATCTGGCTGTGCGTCAACTTCTTGCTAGTCGAGTCCCTGCAGCGCTTCTTCCTGTTTTATGGACCCGACTTCCAGGTTGAATGCCCGACGGGCAGTGGCGACTACATGCATCTGGGCAAGGTGTCTGAAGAGATTCAGCATCGCCTGCAGCATCTGTTCGCCCGTACGGATGATGGTAGGCGCAGCATCAACGGTGGCGATGACCGTCTCGACTTTGATGAGCATTGGAAGGATTATCTCTGGTTCCATGAGTTCTTTGACGGCGACACTGGACGAGGCCTGGGCGCTACCCACCAATGTGGCTGGACCGGCCTGATTGCTCGAATGATCCATGATACTGG TGTCAACTGCCGACTTCCTCACACCCCCCGTACACCATCTATCGCCATGGGCCACTACTTTGATGACATTTTCCATCGAAGTGTCGGCGTTCCTCACCAGGGTGGCATGCCTCGCATCAGGCGCTCATCGACGGCTCGGTCCATCGGTGCTCGTAGTGattttgatgatgatgctcgCTCCATGACCAACTCTATTCACCACGATGACCCAGAGCGAGCCAAGGAACGGTCCGAGGCGGATGCTCACATGCATAGCTACGTTTCGGACCAGCTAGAGAGGTACAAGGATGAAAGAGCTCAGGGCTATGAGCACGACGACGAGTACGAAACGAAGGCATAG
- a CDS encoding Elongin-C, translated as MDFAEPSKYITLVSGDGFEFVVLRKAALVSPIIKGMLDVRSQFAEAQDARCVFQEMSAMVLDKVVEYFHYWYRYRDSEDVPDMDIPVELCLELLAAADYLGLDQANMSLK; from the exons ATGGACTTTGCAGAGCCCAGCAAGTACATCACCCTCGTCtctggcgatggcttcgagTTTGTGGTCCTGCGCAAGGCCGCCCTCGTCAGCCCCATCATCAAAGGCATGCTCGACGTGAGGAGTCAGTTCGCCGAGGCTCAAGATGCCCGGTGCGTCTTCCAGGAGATGAG CGCCATGGTATTGGACAAGGTCGTCGAGTACTTTCACTACTGGTACCGTTACCGCGACAGCGAGGATGTTCCCGACATGGACATCCCGGTCGAGCTCTGCCTTGAGTTGTTGGCCGCAGCAGATTACCTGGGCCTGGACCA GGCAAACATGAGCTTGAAGTGA
- a CDS encoding GrpE protein-like protein, producing MFRQAVTASSRALRAAPRAAAAPRPFIQSQFQSAPAFTLRAAQPAVSRWYSDAKESDSAKPAEEAKTETKKEEKSANGEADSVAELKKALEAKETEARDWKDKCLRTVADFRNLQERTQREVKTARDFAIQKFAKDLVDSVDNLDRALGMVPQEKLNVDEKPEHLQDLANLYEGLKMTEDILMSTLKKHGLERLNPEGDKFNPNEQEATFMAPQPDKEDNTVFFVQQKGFKLNGRVLRAAKVGVVKNN from the exons ATGTTCCGCCAGGCCGTCACTGCTTCCTCCCGAGCCCTTCGCGCCGCTccccgcgccgccgccgcccctcGGCCCTTCATCCAGTCGCAATTCCAGTCGGCGCCCGCCTTCACCCTCAGAGCCGCCCAGCCCGCCGTGTCAAGATGGTACAGCGATGCGAAGGAGTCTGACTCTGCAaagcctgccgaggaggccaagacggagaccaagaaggaggagaagagcgcCAATGGCGAGGCCGACTCTGTTGCcgagctgaagaaggccctcgaggccaaagAGACCGAGGCCCGAGACTGGAAG GACAAGTGCCTGCGCACTGTCGCCGACTTCCGCAACCTTCAAGAGCGCACCCAGCGTGAGGTCAAGACGGCCCGCGACTTTGCCATCCAAAAGTTCGCCAAGGATCTCGTCGACAGCGTCGACAACCTGGACCGCGCCCTGGGCATGGTCCcccaggagaagctcaacgtcGATGAGAAGCCCGAGCACCTCCAGGACCTCGCCAACCTGTACGAGGGTCTCAAGATGACCGAGGACATCCTCATGAGCACCCTCAAGAAGCACGGCCTCGAGCGCCTCAACCCCGAGGGCGACAAGTTCAACCCCAACGAGCAGGAAGCCACCTTCATGGCCCCCCAGCCCGACAAGGAGGACAACAccgtcttctttgtccaGCAGAAGGGCTTCAAGCTCAACGGCCGGGTGCTGCGCGCCGCCAAGGTCGGTGTCGTCAAGAACAACTAA
- a CDS encoding PCI domain-containing protein: MAAAESARVQEAQKLAKSDPRKAEAIYKEIISQAPSATSDAATREYETALISLGELYRDEKKTQELVDLVKESRSVFSSFAKAKSAKLVRQLLDLFKEIPNSTDIEIAVTKDCIEWATAERRAFQRQDLEVRLVALQMAKQSYYEALGLINGLLRELKRLDDKLRLVEVQLLESRVYHALGNIPKARAALTSARTSAASVYTPPLLQANLDMQSGMLHAEDKDFNTAFSYFIEALDGYHTQDEGPKAQAALQYMLLCKIMLNLVDDVNNLMTSKQALKYAGKNLEAMKAIARAHSNRSLEEYERALSSYRYELGSDAFIRNHLRRLYDAMLEQNLIKVIEPFSRVEIDHIAKMVGLDTQQVERKLSQMILDKVIIGVLDQGAGCLIIFDETQRDESYDAALATIEKLSNVVDVLYTNQASMLE, from the exons ATGGCGGCGGCCGAATCGGCGAGGGTCCAGGAAGCACAGAAGCTCGCCAAGTCAGACCCGAGGAAGGCTGAGGCCATCTACAAGGAAATCATCTCCCAGGCCCCCAGCGCCACATCCGATGCTGCCACCCGCGAGTACGAGACGGCCTTGATCAGCCTGGGCGAGCTGTACCGGGACGAGAA GAAGACGCAGGAGCTTGTGGATCTAGTCAAGGAGAGCCGATCAGTATTCTCTTCCTTTGCCAAGGCTAAGTCGGCAAAGCTGG TTCGCCAactcctcgacctcttcaAGGAAATCCCCAACAGCACCGATATCGAGATCGCCGTCACCAAGGACTGCATAGAATGGGCCACCGCCGAGCGCCGCGCCTTCCAGCGccaggacctcgaggtccgCCTCGTCGCCCTGCAGATGGCTAAGCAGTCCTACTATGAagccctcggcctcatcaACGGCCTCCTCCGCGAGCTCAAGCGCCTCGACGACAAGCTccgcctcgtcgaggtccAACTCCTAGAGTCGAGGGTCTACCACGCCCTCGGCAACATCCCCAAGGCCCGCGCCGCCTTGACCAGCGCACGCACGAGCGCCGCCAGCGTCTATACCCCCCCGTTGCTGCaggccaacctcgacatgcAGAGCGGCATGCTCCacgccgaggacaaggacttCAACACTGCCTTTTCCTACTTTATCGAGGCTCTCGATGGATACCACACCCAAGACGAGGGTCCCAAGGCTCAAGCTGCCCTCCAGTACATGCTTCTCTGCAAGATCATGCTTAACCTCGTCGACGATGTCAACAACCTCATGACCTCGAAGCAGGCCCTCAAGTACGCCGGAAAGAatctcgaggccatgaaggcCATCGCCCGCGCTCACTCAAATCGGTCACTTGAGGAGTACGAGCGTGCCCTCTCTTCTTACCGCTACGAACTGGGAAGCGACGCCTTTATCCGTAACCACCTCCGCCGCCTTTATGATGCCATGCTCGAGCAGAACCTTATCAAGGTCATCGAGCCCTTCTCGCGCGTCGAGATCGACcacatcgccaagatggttgGCCTTGACACGCAGCAGGTGGAGCGAAAACTGTCGCAGATgatcctcgacaaggtcatcatcggCGTCCTCGACCAGGGCGCTGGCtgcctcatcatctttgacgagacgCAGCGGGATGAGTCGTACGACGCGGCTCTGGCCACTATTGAGAAGCTGAGCAACGTGGTGGATGTATTGTACACGAACCAGGCGTCCATGCTGGAATAG
- a CDS encoding ATP synthase subunit 5, mitochondrial, with product MFSRQVLRTVRAAAPQRAAALRVAVPVRSFAAAATSEVKPPVSVFGVDGTYATALYTAAVKTSSLDPTAAALSNLGALLEKDTKLVAILSAPTLTEADKKAIIEELAKKAGSGNETVKNFLETLAENNRLGLLPGVCDKFATIISAARGEVEVTVTSAQPLDKRTLNRLESAVSKSAYISQGQKLKVTNSVNPDIVGGLVVEIGDRTIDLSVSARIAKMNKLLTDSL from the exons ATGTTCTCGCGACAAGTCCTCCGCACCGTCCGGGCCGCTGCTCCCCAGcgcgctgctgctctccgCGTCGCCGTCCCCGTCCGATCCTTCGCCGCCGCGGCTACCAGCGAGGTCAAGCCCCCCGTGTCCGTCTTCGGCGTCGATGGCACCTATGCCACTGCTCTG TACACTGCCGCCGTCAAGACCTCGAGCCTCGATCCCACCGCCGCTGCCCTCTCCAACCTCGGcgccctcctcgagaaggacACCAAGCTGGTCGCCATCCTCTCGGCCCCTACCCTGACCgaggccgacaagaaggccatcattgaggagctcgccaagaaggccggcTCCGGCAACGAGACCGTCAAGAACTTCCTCGAGACCCTCGCCGAGAACAACCGACTGGGCCTCCTGCCCGGCGTCTGCGACAAGTtcgccaccatcatctctgcCGCCCGcggcgaggtcgaggtcaCCGTCACCAGCGCCCAG CCTCTCGATAAGCGAACCCTCAACCGATTGGAGTCTGCCGTCTCCAAGTCGGCCTACATCAGCCAGggccagaagctcaaggtcaccAACTCT GTCAACCCCGACATTGTTGGCGgactcgtcgtcgagatcgGAGACCGAACCATCGACCTCAGCGTCTCGGcccgcatcgccaagatgaacAAGCTCCTGACCGACTCCCTGTAA
- a CDS encoding DBR1 domain-containing protein has product MAANTFETQGVRVAVEGCGHGTLDAIYASVAESCKHRGWDGVDVLIIGGDFQSVRNAADLSIMSCPVKYRHLGDFPKYYSGECKAPYLTIFIAGNHEASSHLWELYYGGWVAPNIYYMGAANVLRLGPLRIAGLSGIWKGFDYRKPHHERLPFNQDDVKSWYHVREFDVRKLLQVRTQVDVGLSHDWPRAIEKHGDQEWLFRKKRDFRQESKDGTLGSVAAEYVMDRLRPPYWFSAHLHVKFGALKTYEDAEVPAPEPSKEPTASEPVAAETNPDEIDLDLDDDDGDETKPEAKQETKESEPKEKEVAEESNAVSDALRAQLPASFARPQPKKTPGQPVPPGITNKQVRFLALDKCLPGRHFLQLCEIQPFKSEMSSEYPPAKESPRYRLQYDPEWLAITRVFHDSLVVGDRSAQTPPDLGEERYLPLIEAQQKWVEDNIVKPGKLDVPYNFEITAPPYVAGTPEIVDEQPEEYTSPQTVAFCELLGIANKWNASKEERQERRAQGPAESERRSFGGGRGSGHGRGRGGGRGRGRGRGRGHRGRW; this is encoded by the exons ATGGCCGCCAACACATTCGAGACGCAGGGCGTCCGTGTTGCGGTTGAAGGCTGC GGCCACGGTACACTCGATGCCATCTACGCCTCTGTCGCCGAGTCGTGCAAGCATCGCGGGtgggatggcgttgatgtcCTCATTATCGGCGGCGACTTTCAG TCTGTTCGGAATGCTGCAGATTTGAGCATCATGTCTTGTCCTGTCAAGTATCGCCACCTCGGAGACTTTCCCAAGTACTACTCTGGAGAATGCAAAGCTCCTTACCTAACCATATTCATTGCTGGCAACCACGAAGCCAGCTCGCATCTATGGGAGCTCTACTACGGTGGCTGGGTCGCGCCCAACATTTACTATATGGGCGCCGCCAACGTCTTGCGTCTTGGTCCACTGCGCATTGCTGGTCTCTCTGGCATTTGGAAGGGCTTTGACTACCGCAAGCCGCACCACGAGCGGCTTCCCTTTAATCAGGACGATGTTAAGTCATGGTACCACGTCCGCGAGTTTGATGTTCGCAAACTACTACAGGTGCGGACGCAGGTGGATGTCGGTCTCAGTCACGACTGGCCGCGCGCTATCGAGAAGCACGGTGACCAGGAGTGGTTGTTCAGGAAGAAGCGGGATTTCCGCCAAGAGTCGAAAGATGGCACCCTCGGAAGTGTCGCCGCAGAGTACGTCATGGACCGCCTACGACCGCCCTACTGGTTCTCTGCCCATCTGCACGTCAAGTTCGGTGCGCTCAAGACCTATGAAGATGCAGAGGTGCCTGCACCAGAACCAAGCAAGGAACCAACTGCTTCTGAGCCTGTGGCTGCAGAAACGAATCCTGACGAGATCGACTTGGACTtagacgacgatgatggggatgagaCCAAACCAGAGGCAAAGcaggagaccaaggagagTGAAcccaaagagaaggaggtggCAGAAGAGTCAAATGCGGTATCTGATGCGCTGAGGGCGCAACTCCCTGCATCTTTTGCTCGTCCGCAGCCAAAGAAGACACCAGGCCAACCAGTGCCCCctggcatcaccaacaagcaGGTTCGGTTCCTTGCTCTAGACAAGTGCTTGCCCGGACGACACTTCCTGCAGCTCTGCGAGATTCAGCCCTTCAAATCAGAGATGAGCTCTGAGTATCCTCCGGCTAAGGAATCACCTCGGTATCGACTGCAGTATGACCCAGAATGGCTTGCGATCACTCGCGTCTTTCACGATTCTCTCGTCGTTGGAGATCGAAGCGCCCAGACACCACCTGATTTAGGTGAAGAGCGGTACCTACCGCTCATCGAAGCCCAACAAAAATGGGTGGAAGACAACATCGTCAAGCCTGGCAAGCTAGACGTGCCGTACAACTTTGAGATTACTGCTCCACCATATGTCGCCGGGACCCCAGAAATCGTCGACGAGCAGCCGGAGGAGTATACTAGCCCACAAACTGTTGCTTTCTGCGAGCTTCTCGGAATCGCCAACAAATGGAACGCgagcaaggaggagaggcaagaaagaagagctcaaggcccCGCCGAGTCAGAGAGACGCTCGTTTGGCGGAGGCAGAGGTTCCGGTCACGGTagaggccgaggaggtggccgagggcgaggaagggGTCGGGGAAGGGGTCATAGGGGCAGATGGTAA
- a CDS encoding Zn(2)-C6 fungal-type domain-containing protein, with protein MDMSQEFSPDMLSFNGQPYIDYSAFLQADEINFGDNAQEQTNTGLSDSSGKATPPSSDAQSASNASTEIARRQPAQKQRLERRGHTKSRRGCYNCKRRRIKCQETRPACGHCIKTGLKCEYPAMPQITHQPHHQIPLFSLQDMRFFQHFLTQCYPHHPLKQEEIWTHEIPCIAHNHEFLMHAILGFSASQLIKTDASIVTAAMSHRVKAIRAIKKRLSETSRAPIESEEANAMIATCFALTFQSVSLEDGLAEFLTFIRGIMVVGIQMMFRGIKPLFQNMPEQEQDALLEPLMEGLPLIQKGYVDSAMEAVVNLKPLCKEQVEIEYHQHLVNILEQLYLNSWDAYKAYTRQYGWWMMLPHDTFEALINPDNQVIMLLHSHWIGINEIMTPITGQERQVAVKYSERDTEPDTDPGFARWLKYINAHIDYEHQIYNQWPMWIEEQLDRDITCLGRIP; from the exons ATGGACATGTCCCAGGAGTTCTCCCCGGATATGCTGTCGTTCAACGGCCAGCCCTACATCGACTACAGCGCCTTTCTCCAGGCCGACGAAATCAACTTTGGCGACAATGCCCAGGAACAGACCAACACGGGGCTGTCAGACTCGTCCGGCAAGGCCACACCACCGAGCTCTGATGCCCAGAGCGCATCCAACGCCAGCACCGAGATAGCGAGGCGGCAGCCGGCTCAGAAGCAGAGGCTGGAGCGGAGAGGACACACCAAGAGTCGTCGGGGATGCTACAACTGCAAGAGAAGGCGTATCAAG TGCCAGGAGACGCGCCCTGCGTGTGGCCATTGCATCAAGACTGGCCTCAAGTGCGAGTACCCTGCTATGCCACAGATCACACACCAA CCGCATCACCAAATTCCGCTCTTCAGCTTACAGGACATGCGCTTCTTCCAGCACTTCCTAACACAATGCTACCCGCACCACCCCCTGAAGCAGGAGGAGATCTGGACGCACGAGATACCATGCATTGCACACAAC CACGAGTTTCTTATGCATGCCATCCTGGGATTCTCAGCGtcccagctcatcaagactGACGCCAGCATCGTCACAGCCGCCATGAGCCACCGCGTCAAGGCGATCAGGGCCATAAAGAAGCGCCTCTCAGAAACATCCAGAGCGCCTATTGAGTCCGAAGAGGCGAATGCCATGATAGCGACCTGCTTCGCTCTGACGTTCCAATCCgtcagcctcgaggatggacTTGCCGAGTTTTTGACGTTTATCCGAGGCATCATGGTCGTGGGAATACAGATGATGTTCCGAGGAATCAAGCCTCTGTTCCAAAATATGCCGGAGCAAGAGCAGGACGCACTCCTAGAGCCACTCATGGAGGGCCTGCCGCTGATCCAGAAGGGCTACGTCGATTCCGCCATGGAGGCGGTCGTGAATCTGAAGCCGCTGTGCAAAGAGCAGGTGGAGATAGAATACCACCAGCACCTGGTTAACATTCTTGAGCAGCTCTATCTCAACTCGTGGGATG CCTATAAAGCATACACGAGACAGTACGGCTGGTGGATGATGCTCCCCCACGACACGTTCGAAGCCCTCATCAACCCAGATAACCAGGTCATCATGCTGCTCCATTCGCACTGGATCGGAATCAACGAGATCATGACCCCTATAACGGGGCAGGAGAGGCAGGTGGCGGTCAAGTACTCGGAACGCGACACGGAGCCCGACACTGACCCAGGCTTTGCGCGCTGGCTCAAGTATATCAACGCCCACATCGACTATGAGCACCAGATCTACAATCAGTGGCCCATGTGGATTGAGGAGCAGCTGGATCGCGACATCACCTGCCTTGGTAGGATTCCGTGA